The Lutibacter profundi genome includes a region encoding these proteins:
- the atpD gene encoding F0F1 ATP synthase subunit beta, which translates to MAKVTGKVAQIIGPVIDVEFESENELPKLYDSLEITREDGSLLVLEVQSHIGEDTVRTISMDSTDGLSRGTEVVSKGTAIQMPVGNDIYGRLFNVIGDAIDGLGNLPKDGKNGLPIHRQPPKFEDLSTSTEVLYTGIKVIDLIEPYAKGGKIGLFGGAGVGKTVLLMELINNIAKGHGGLSVFAGVGERTREGNDLLREMLESGIIKYGDDFMHSMEEGGWDLSKVDKAGMRESKATFVFGQMNEPPGARARVALSGLTIAEYFRDGAGEGQGKDVLFFVDNIFRFTQAGSEVSALLGRMPSAVGYQPTLATEMGAMQERITSTKNGSITSVQAVYVPADDLTDPAPATTFAHLDATTVLSRKIAELGIYPAVDPLDSTSRILTADILGDEHYNCAQRVKELLQHYKELQDIIAILGMEELSEEDKIAVHRARRVQRFLSQPFHVAEQFTGIPGVLVDIKDTIKGFNMILDGELDKYPEAAFNLRGSIQDAIDAGEKMLAEV; encoded by the coding sequence ATGGCAAAAGTTACAGGTAAAGTTGCACAAATTATAGGTCCAGTTATTGATGTTGAATTTGAATCAGAGAATGAACTCCCAAAATTGTATGATTCATTAGAAATTACAAGAGAGGATGGTTCTTTATTAGTATTAGAAGTACAATCTCATATTGGAGAAGACACTGTTAGAACAATATCAATGGATTCAACAGACGGATTGAGCAGAGGAACCGAAGTGGTTTCTAAAGGTACCGCAATTCAAATGCCTGTTGGAAATGATATTTACGGCCGTTTATTTAATGTAATTGGAGACGCTATTGATGGATTAGGAAATTTACCTAAAGATGGTAAAAATGGATTACCTATTCATAGGCAGCCTCCAAAATTTGAAGATTTATCTACTTCTACAGAAGTTTTATATACTGGAATTAAAGTAATTGACTTAATTGAACCTTATGCAAAAGGTGGTAAAATTGGGTTATTTGGTGGTGCCGGTGTAGGTAAAACAGTATTATTAATGGAATTGATTAATAATATAGCAAAGGGTCATGGTGGTTTATCTGTATTTGCAGGTGTTGGAGAAAGAACACGAGAAGGGAATGACCTTTTAAGAGAAATGTTAGAATCTGGTATTATAAAATATGGTGATGATTTTATGCATTCAATGGAAGAAGGAGGATGGGATTTATCAAAAGTTGATAAAGCTGGAATGAGAGAATCTAAAGCAACCTTTGTTTTTGGACAAATGAATGAGCCTCCTGGAGCTCGTGCTCGAGTTGCGTTATCAGGATTAACAATTGCTGAGTATTTTCGTGATGGTGCTGGAGAGGGACAAGGGAAAGATGTATTATTTTTTGTTGATAATATTTTCCGTTTCACACAAGCAGGTTCAGAAGTATCTGCATTATTAGGACGTATGCCATCTGCAGTAGGTTATCAACCAACTCTTGCAACTGAGATGGGAGCCATGCAAGAACGTATCACTTCAACAAAAAATGGTTCAATTACATCTGTGCAAGCAGTTTATGTACCTGCAGATGATTTAACAGATCCTGCGCCAGCAACAACATTTGCACATTTAGATGCAACAACTGTATTATCTCGTAAAATTGCAGAACTAGGTATTTACCCTGCGGTAGACCCACTAGATTCTACTTCAAGAATTTTAACGGCTGATATATTAGGAGATGAACACTATAATTGTGCACAACGCGTTAAGGAACTATTACAACACTATAAAGAATTACAAGATATTATTGCTATTCTAGGAATGGAAGAATTATCTGAAGAAGATAAAATAGCAGTTCATAGAGCGCGTAGAGTACAACGGTTTTTATCACAACCTTTCCATGTTGCAGAGCAATTTACAGGAATACCTGGTGTGTTAGTTGACATTAAAGATACCATTAAAGGGTTTAACATGATTTTAGATGGTGAGTTAGATAAATATCCAGAAGCTGCATTTAATCTTAGAGGATCAATTCAAGATGCAATTGATGCAGGAGAAAAAATGTTAGCAGAAGTTTAG
- a CDS encoding TonB-dependent receptor encodes MKKLLSVIFVFLVGSVMVAQTTISGTVKEAKTEQPIPGANIKVVGKSIGTTTDFDGNFSLTVNQNPPFTIAVSLMGFSTTKVEITQNNQKVIVSLEEAATALNEVIVSASRTPERILESPVSIEHMDVRAIRNTSSPSFYDGLENLKGVDVNTNSLTFKSINTRGFATFANTRFMQLVDGMDNSSPALNFNLGNLLGMSELDINSIELLPGASSALYGANAFNGILFMTSKNPFDSEGISTYIKTGLTSQKAAGDNNFTDVGIRMAHKFSDKFAAKASFSFLRGTDWYATDYKDYANPGATRDDPNYDGLNIYGDEVSTSLNFEEIALANGVPAFIASTMGATTVSRTGYKEVDLMDYVAQSAKVDVSLNYRPFDNNVEISYNAKFGQGSTIYQGANRYSIKNFFMQQHKLEVKGDNFFVRGYITDEDAGDSYDSRFAAINLNRKWKSDRQWFTEYAGAYVQTYVGTILAGGTPDPNAIHQQARAFAQTGALVPGTPAFSNALDQVTSDPNLATGAKFQDRTKIYHGDANYNFRDIIDFADVQVGGSWRQYSLNSSGTIFTDYDGPINYNEYGAYMQVQKKFVDDRLKFTGSIRYDKAKNFDGNYSPRLSVSYSLGEGKTRNLRASIQTGFRNPTTQDQYIGLDAGRAILIGSAPDNLDRYTSAPQAVSGTGQFLGFPASVQLSGRAAYENAFSLSSVLAGAPEKANFDFVQPERVTAFEVGYRAGFGKLALDMSAYYNQYQDFIGNKTVLVPYYGQADFSDIHPVVQLPNALIALGNGDYKPFQIYTNSAADIASYGATFGLTTKVFGNYSFGINYTYAKLDFDQTTDPDYEAGFNTPENKVKVSFGSSNVTENLGFMVNLRWSDEYLWQSSFVDTMVDARTVVDAQVSYSVPSFKSTFKIGGANIGGKEYISAPGVGSIGSQYYLSWTINP; translated from the coding sequence ATGAAAAAATTATTAAGTGTTATTTTTGTGTTTTTAGTAGGATCGGTAATGGTGGCTCAAACCACAATTTCTGGTACTGTTAAAGAAGCAAAAACTGAGCAACCAATACCGGGAGCAAATATAAAAGTAGTAGGGAAATCTATTGGGACTACAACCGATTTTGATGGAAACTTTTCATTAACGGTAAATCAAAATCCTCCTTTTACGATAGCAGTATCTCTTATGGGGTTTTCGACAACAAAAGTTGAAATCACTCAAAATAACCAAAAAGTTATTGTTTCACTTGAAGAAGCCGCAACAGCATTAAACGAAGTTATTGTATCAGCTTCGAGAACACCAGAACGTATTTTAGAATCACCTGTTTCTATTGAACATATGGATGTTAGAGCTATCAGAAATACATCTTCACCAAGCTTTTACGATGGTTTAGAAAATTTAAAAGGAGTTGATGTAAATACAAATAGTTTAACTTTTAAATCTATAAATACAAGGGGATTTGCAACTTTTGCAAATACACGTTTTATGCAATTAGTTGACGGGATGGATAATTCATCTCCGGCATTAAACTTTAATTTAGGAAATTTATTAGGAATGTCTGAGTTAGATATAAACTCTATAGAATTACTACCAGGGGCTTCTTCTGCTTTATACGGAGCAAATGCATTCAATGGTATTTTATTTATGACGAGTAAAAACCCATTTGATTCAGAAGGGATTAGTACTTACATAAAAACAGGACTTACATCACAAAAAGCTGCAGGAGATAATAATTTTACAGATGTTGGAATTAGAATGGCACATAAATTTAGTGATAAATTTGCAGCAAAAGCATCATTCTCATTTCTTAGAGGTACTGATTGGTACGCGACGGATTATAAAGATTATGCAAATCCTGGAGCAACAAGAGATGATCCAAATTATGATGGGTTAAATATTTATGGAGATGAAGTTTCTACATCGTTAAACTTTGAAGAAATAGCACTTGCTAATGGTGTTCCTGCATTTATAGCTTCAACTATGGGGGCTACAACTGTTTCAAGAACAGGTTATAAAGAGGTAGATTTAATGGATTATGTAGCTCAAAGTGCTAAAGTTGATGTTTCTTTAAACTATAGACCGTTTGATAATAATGTTGAAATAAGCTACAATGCCAAATTTGGACAAGGAAGTACTATTTATCAAGGAGCAAACAGATATTCTATCAAAAATTTCTTCATGCAACAACACAAGTTGGAAGTTAAAGGGGATAACTTCTTTGTTAGAGGATATATTACCGATGAGGATGCAGGAGATTCTTATGATAGCCGTTTTGCAGCAATTAATTTAAATAGAAAGTGGAAATCAGACAGGCAATGGTTTACAGAATATGCTGGAGCTTATGTTCAAACCTATGTTGGAACAATTTTAGCAGGAGGAACACCAGATCCTAATGCAATTCACCAACAAGCAAGAGCATTTGCTCAAACAGGAGCTTTGGTTCCTGGAACACCAGCTTTTAGCAATGCTTTAGATCAGGTTACTTCTGATCCTAATTTGGCTACAGGAGCTAAGTTTCAAGATAGAACAAAAATCTATCACGGAGATGCAAATTATAATTTTAGAGATATTATTGATTTTGCAGATGTTCAAGTAGGTGGGTCATGGAGACAATATTCACTTAACTCTAGTGGTACTATTTTTACAGATTACGATGGGCCAATTAATTACAATGAGTATGGTGCTTATATGCAAGTACAAAAGAAATTTGTTGACGATAGACTTAAATTTACAGGTTCTATACGTTATGATAAGGCCAAAAATTTTGATGGAAACTATTCACCAAGGCTTTCCGTTTCTTATTCTTTAGGAGAAGGGAAAACACGTAATTTAAGAGCTTCTATTCAAACAGGTTTTAGAAATCCAACAACACAAGACCAATATATTGGTTTAGATGCAGGTAGAGCTATTTTAATTGGTTCCGCACCAGATAACTTAGATAGATATACAAGCGCACCACAAGCAGTTAGTGGAACAGGTCAATTCTTAGGTTTTCCAGCGTCAGTTCAATTATCAGGAAGAGCCGCTTATGAAAATGCATTTTCTTTATCTTCTGTATTAGCAGGAGCACCTGAAAAAGCCAATTTTGATTTTGTACAACCTGAAAGGGTAACAGCTTTTGAAGTTGGGTATAGAGCTGGTTTTGGGAAATTGGCATTAGACATGAGTGCTTATTACAATCAATATCAAGATTTTATTGGAAATAAAACAGTTTTAGTACCTTATTATGGACAGGCAGATTTCTCTGACATACATCCAGTTGTTCAATTACCAAACGCTTTAATAGCTTTAGGAAATGGAGATTATAAACCATTTCAAATTTACACAAATTCAGCTGCAGATATAGCATCTTATGGAGCAACTTTTGGTTTAACAACTAAGGTGTTTGGTAATTATAGTTTTGGAATAAACTATACTTATGCAAAACTTGATTTTGACCAAACTACAGATCCTGATTACGAAGCTGGATTTAATACACCAGAAAATAAAGTGAAAGTATCTTTTGGAAGTTCAAATGTTACCGAAAATCTTGGATTTATGGTTAATTTAAGATGGAGTGATGAATACTTATGGCAATCATCATTTGTAGATACTATGGTTGATGCTAGAACAGTAGTTGATGCACAAGTTAGTTATTCAGTTCCTTCTTTTAAATCTACATTTAAAATAGGAGGTGCTAATATTGGAGGGAAAGAATATATTAGCGCACCAGGTGTTGGAAGTATTGGTTCACAATATTATTTGTCTTGGACAATTAATCCATAA
- a CDS encoding reprolysin-like metallopeptidase → MKQLCNKYFVFTLFLFLIIFSVSSQNKGDLWIKNTKLEKNTFQKIKRKSIPTDFEIYNLNLNLLQRELTNAPKRKNKITKSNVVLRFPNENGEFVKYQIFETPILEEALQRKYPNIKSYIGKGINNSNSVVRFSVTSLGLHAMVFQKTGQSTYIDPYSSNKESYIFYKKKSLPQVEQFQCRVEEVKNTTKIEQSNITAKAENANDGILRTFRLAIATTGEYSQFHLTNQGISATATDAEKKGAVLSAIVATMTRVNAIFERDVALTMVLVANNTDIIFLDATTDSFTNDDASKLIDESQTVIDAAIGTSNYDIGHTFSTGGGGLAQLRSPCTDSKARGITGSSNPIGDPYDIDFVAHEMGHQFGAHHTFNTDSGNCGGGNRNDATAVEPGSGSTIMAYAGICAPNNVQNLSDAYFHLVSIREMWDNITAGNSTCGAQTSTANNTPVLNVLANYTIPISTPFVLNATATDAENDALTYTWEQLDTEITLHPLESTAIGGPAFRSVMPSTSSMRFFPNQNTVVAGNLSSTWEVLPSVARTMRFGVTVRDNNVVGGQTSSEETTVTVDGLSGPFKLTSQATVEIWDAGTAQTITWDVANTNVSPINCTLVNILLSTDGGFTYPITLASNVANDGSHEIITPNITTNTARIKIESVGNIFYTMNAADITVQASEFIMNFTSNNVAVCSPNNAVYTFTYNTFLGFNEETTFSASNTPAGTTVTFNPTSATADNTTVEMTISGVTNTNIGSHTISVTGVSATSSTTKTTAVTLDVYSSTINAPILVSPENNAVSILKPYILNWQNDVNALNYSLEISTDNSFTTIIESATVSDNFYSPLLLQLNTNYFWRVKSINDCSESVFSSVYNFTTANEVCDSYNSTDTPLGIPDNNTIGISSRINLVANKIITDVNVTVNITHPWIGDLTLTLTSPKGTSIVLVSSRNDEGDNYTNTVFDDAATTSITSGVAPFTGVFSPQGSLSSFNNEESYGVWILKVVDSGPADVGQIESWSIEICGVHILTDTDGDGVLDNLDLCPNTPTGEIVNSDGCSNGQLDDDGDGVQNSNDLCPNTTLGVTVDATGCFTLPEDNFNVQVISETCPDKNNGQLVITAQTVQNYAVTINGTAYTFTDSLTVDSLAPGMYNFCITVTGETYEQCFVVEVIAGVTVSGKSSVSSNRATIEIAEGTAPFIIYVNGQEVLETNSPVFNVEVKHGDLLEVKTSKSCEGVYSKTIALLEGIVAYPNPTSGVLEIALPVSQKEVTISLYSIHSQLISRKVYPIINGKVQLNIANKPTGLYIVKVQLDKPVTLKIIKQ, encoded by the coding sequence ATGAAACAACTTTGTAATAAATACTTCGTTTTTACACTTTTTTTATTTTTAATAATTTTCTCAGTATCATCTCAAAACAAAGGTGATTTATGGATTAAGAATACTAAATTAGAAAAAAACACATTCCAAAAAATTAAAAGAAAATCAATTCCTACAGATTTTGAAATATATAATTTAAATTTAAACCTACTTCAAAGGGAGTTAACAAATGCACCTAAAAGAAAAAATAAAATAACAAAATCTAATGTTGTTTTAAGGTTTCCTAATGAAAATGGTGAATTCGTAAAATACCAAATTTTTGAAACTCCTATTTTAGAAGAAGCTCTTCAAAGGAAATACCCTAATATTAAATCTTACATAGGAAAAGGCATTAACAATTCTAACTCTGTTGTTAGATTTAGCGTTACTTCTTTAGGGTTGCATGCGATGGTTTTTCAAAAAACAGGGCAATCAACGTATATTGATCCTTATTCTTCAAATAAAGAATCATATATTTTTTATAAAAAGAAAAGCTTACCACAGGTTGAGCAATTTCAGTGTAGAGTTGAAGAGGTGAAAAACACTACAAAAATTGAACAATCAAATATAACAGCTAAAGCTGAAAATGCGAATGATGGCATTTTAAGAACTTTTAGGTTAGCTATTGCTACAACTGGTGAATATTCTCAATTTCATTTAACAAATCAAGGTATAAGTGCAACTGCAACCGATGCAGAAAAAAAAGGGGCAGTATTATCTGCAATAGTTGCTACAATGACAAGAGTGAACGCTATTTTTGAAAGAGATGTTGCACTAACAATGGTACTTGTAGCAAATAATACAGATATTATATTTTTAGATGCTACTACTGATAGTTTTACAAATGACGATGCCAGTAAATTAATAGACGAAAGCCAAACAGTAATAGATGCTGCTATTGGCACATCAAATTATGATATAGGGCATACTTTTAGCACAGGTGGAGGTGGTTTAGCACAATTAAGATCTCCTTGTACAGATAGTAAAGCTAGAGGAATAACAGGGTCTAGCAACCCTATTGGAGATCCGTATGACATTGATTTTGTAGCTCATGAAATGGGACATCAATTTGGGGCTCATCACACCTTTAATACTGATTCAGGAAATTGTGGCGGTGGCAACAGAAATGATGCAACAGCTGTAGAACCAGGGAGTGGATCAACCATTATGGCTTATGCAGGTATTTGTGCGCCAAATAATGTGCAAAATCTTAGTGATGCCTATTTTCACCTAGTTAGTATTAGAGAAATGTGGGATAATATTACAGCTGGGAATAGTACTTGCGGAGCACAAACTTCTACGGCCAATAATACACCTGTTTTAAACGTGTTAGCGAACTATACAATACCAATTTCTACTCCTTTTGTATTAAATGCAACTGCAACAGACGCTGAAAATGATGCATTAACCTACACTTGGGAGCAATTAGATACGGAAATTACGCTACATCCACTAGAATCTACAGCTATTGGAGGACCCGCTTTTCGATCTGTTATGCCAAGTACTTCTTCAATGCGATTTTTCCCAAATCAAAATACGGTTGTGGCAGGAAATTTATCGTCTACTTGGGAGGTTTTACCTTCGGTTGCAAGAACTATGAGATTTGGAGTAACGGTTAGAGATAATAATGTTGTAGGAGGTCAAACATCAAGTGAAGAAACAACGGTAACTGTTGATGGACTTTCAGGGCCTTTTAAACTAACTTCACAAGCGACTGTAGAAATTTGGGATGCAGGAACAGCACAAACTATTACTTGGGATGTTGCCAACACAAATGTTTCTCCTATAAATTGTACGTTAGTAAATATTCTATTATCTACAGATGGGGGATTTACATATCCTATAACACTAGCTTCAAATGTTGCAAATGATGGCTCTCACGAAATTATCACTCCCAATATTACAACCAATACAGCAAGAATAAAAATTGAAAGTGTTGGTAATATATTTTATACGATGAATGCTGCAGATATTACTGTTCAAGCCTCAGAATTTATCATGAATTTCACTTCAAATAACGTAGCAGTATGTAGCCCAAACAATGCGGTTTATACGTTTACATACAACACTTTTTTAGGATTTAATGAAGAAACTACGTTTTCAGCTTCAAATACACCTGCAGGAACAACAGTTACTTTTAATCCAACTTCTGCAACAGCAGATAATACTACGGTTGAAATGACAATAAGTGGTGTAACGAATACAAATATAGGGAGCCATACTATTTCTGTAACAGGTGTTTCAGCTACTTCTTCAACTACTAAAACAACGGCTGTAACGTTAGATGTTTATTCGTCAACAATTAATGCGCCTATATTAGTATCTCCAGAAAATAATGCTGTAAGTATTTTAAAACCATATATTTTAAATTGGCAAAATGATGTTAACGCCTTAAATTATAGCTTAGAAATTTCAACAGATAATTCATTTACAACAATTATTGAGTCGGCTACAGTTAGTGATAATTTTTATAGTCCTTTACTGCTTCAATTAAACACAAATTATTTTTGGAGGGTTAAATCAATAAACGATTGCAGCGAAAGTGTTTTTTCAAGTGTTTATAATTTTACAACTGCAAATGAAGTTTGTGACTCCTATAATTCAACTGATACACCGTTGGGAATACCCGATAACAATACAATAGGAATAAGTTCAAGAATTAACTTAGTAGCTAATAAAATAATTACAGATGTTAATGTAACGGTTAATATTACGCATCCGTGGATTGGAGATTTAACATTAACTTTAACAAGTCCAAAAGGAACTTCTATAGTTTTAGTCTCTAGTAGAAATGATGAAGGAGATAATTATACAAACACTGTTTTTGATGATGCAGCAACAACGTCAATTACTTCAGGAGTAGCTCCTTTTACAGGAGTGTTTTCACCTCAAGGAAGTTTATCGAGCTTTAACAATGAAGAATCTTATGGAGTGTGGATTTTAAAAGTTGTTGATTCAGGACCTGCAGATGTTGGTCAAATAGAAAGTTGGAGTATTGAAATTTGCGGGGTTCATATACTTACGGATACAGACGGCGATGGTGTATTGGATAATTTAGATTTGTGTCCGAATACACCAACAGGAGAGATTGTTAACTCAGATGGTTGTTCAAACGGACAATTAGACGATGATGGAGATGGAGTTCAAAATAGCAATGATTTATGCCCAAACACCACTCTAGGAGTAACAGTAGATGCTACAGGATGTTTCACCTTACCCGAGGACAATTTTAATGTTCAAGTAATTAGTGAAACCTGTCCAGATAAAAACAATGGACAGTTGGTTATCACAGCTCAAACAGTTCAAAATTATGCCGTAACAATTAATGGTACAGCTTATACTTTTACCGATAGTTTAACCGTTGATAGTTTAGCTCCGGGAATGTATAATTTTTGTATTACCGTTACAGGAGAAACCTATGAGCAGTGTTTTGTTGTGGAAGTTATAGCAGGGGTTACCGTATCGGGAAAATCAAGCGTAAGTTCAAATAGAGCCACCATAGAGATAGCAGAAGGCACGGCACCATTTATTATTTATGTAAATGGGCAAGAGGTATTGGAAACAAACTCACCGGTATTTAATGTTGAAGTAAAACACGGAGATTTATTAGAGGTAAAAACGTCAAAATCTTGTGAGGGGGTTTACAGTAAAACAATAGCATTATTAGAAGGTATTGTTGCATATCCAAATCCAACAAGTGGTGTTTTAGAGATAGCCTTACCAGTTTCACAGAAAGAGGTAACAATAAGTTTGTACAGTATCCATTCACAATTAATATCAAGAAAGGTATATCCAATAATAAATGGAAAAGTACAGTTAAATATCGCAAACAAACCAACAGGGTTGTATATAGTAAAAGTACAATTAGATAAACCAGTAACCCTTAAAATTATAAAACAATAG
- a CDS encoding bifunctional riboflavin kinase/FAD synthetase, whose product MEIINDLSTYKSTAKTFVTIGTFDGVHIGHQKVLKNLVESAKINNATPLLLTFFPHPRMVLEKDKEIKLINTIDERIELLKKTDLEFLIIQKFTKEYANKTALNFVKNILVDTLNISKLIIGYDHQFGKNREGDFSHLKEYGQQFNFTVEEISQLNVDSITVSSTKIRKAIEKGEIEKANNYLGYNFMLTGKVVKGRNLGEKIKFPTANLSICETYKLIPKTGAYIVKSEIENNTVFGMMNIGYRPTVSGKHQTIEIHFFDFNKNLYGAKIQIEVLKFLRNEQNFKSIENLKTQLQKDKQKSLKYINGLLFDY is encoded by the coding sequence TTGGAAATCATTAACGATTTATCTACTTACAAATCAACAGCAAAAACTTTTGTTACCATTGGCACTTTTGATGGTGTACATATTGGCCATCAAAAAGTACTAAAAAATTTAGTAGAAAGTGCTAAAATTAATAATGCAACACCCTTACTATTAACTTTTTTCCCTCATCCAAGAATGGTTTTAGAGAAGGATAAAGAAATTAAATTAATTAATACTATTGATGAACGAATTGAGTTATTAAAAAAAACAGATCTAGAATTTTTAATCATCCAAAAATTTACAAAAGAATATGCAAATAAAACGGCACTAAATTTTGTGAAAAATATTTTAGTAGACACCTTAAATATCTCAAAATTAATAATTGGATATGATCATCAATTCGGAAAAAATAGAGAGGGTGATTTTAGCCATTTAAAAGAATATGGACAACAATTTAATTTTACTGTAGAAGAAATATCACAACTTAATGTTGATTCTATAACAGTAAGCTCAACTAAAATAAGGAAAGCTATTGAAAAAGGTGAAATAGAGAAGGCAAATAACTATTTAGGTTACAATTTTATGTTAACTGGCAAAGTGGTTAAAGGAAGAAATTTAGGCGAAAAAATAAAATTTCCTACGGCTAATTTAAGTATTTGTGAAACCTATAAATTAATACCTAAAACAGGTGCATACATTGTTAAATCTGAAATTGAAAACAATACCGTTTTTGGAATGATGAATATAGGATATAGACCTACTGTTAGTGGCAAACACCAAACTATTGAAATTCATTTTTTTGATTTTAATAAAAATTTGTACGGCGCTAAAATTCAAATAGAGGTTCTGAAGTTTTTAAGAAATGAACAAAATTTTAAATCGATTGAAAATTTAAAAACTCAATTACAAAAAGACAAACAAAAATCTTTAAAATATATTAACGGCTTACTTTTTGATTATTAA
- the serS gene encoding serine--tRNA ligase, whose product MLQVAFIRENKEIVLEGLAKRNLKNAEELVDSTILADEERRTIQTELDAILAESNKLSKDIGLLFKSGERQKAEILKQKTILLKEKSKELTENLQNKATELQELLYLIPNIPNKIVPGGTSEEDNETTFQEGEIPKLHKGALPHWELAKKYDIIDFELGNKITGAGFPVYKGKGAKLQRALINYFLDKNTNAGYDEVQVPYLVNEASGFGTGQLPDKEGQMYHDAQDNLYLIPTAEVPVTNIFRDVILKEDEFPICKTAYTPCFRREAGSYGAHVRGLNRLHQFDKVEIVRIEHPSNSYAALDSMVNHVKGILKELKLPYRILRLCGGDIGFTSALTYDFEVFSTAQDRWLEVSSVSNFETFQANRLKLRFKNSKGKSELAHTLNGSSLALPRILAGLLENYQTPEGIKIPDVLVPYCGFNIIS is encoded by the coding sequence ATGTTACAAGTAGCGTTTATTAGGGAAAACAAAGAGATTGTTTTAGAAGGTTTAGCAAAAAGAAATTTAAAAAATGCCGAAGAGTTAGTTGATAGCACTATTTTGGCTGATGAAGAAAGAAGGACTATTCAAACAGAATTAGATGCTATTTTGGCTGAATCAAACAAATTATCGAAAGATATTGGACTATTATTCAAGTCTGGCGAACGTCAAAAAGCAGAAATTTTAAAGCAAAAAACTATTCTGTTAAAAGAAAAATCAAAAGAGTTAACAGAAAATTTACAAAATAAAGCAACTGAACTACAAGAATTATTATACTTAATTCCTAATATTCCAAATAAAATTGTTCCTGGAGGAACGTCGGAAGAAGATAATGAAACAACTTTTCAAGAAGGAGAAATTCCTAAATTACACAAAGGAGCTTTACCACATTGGGAACTTGCAAAAAAATATGACATTATAGATTTTGAGCTTGGAAATAAAATTACTGGTGCAGGTTTTCCTGTTTACAAAGGAAAAGGGGCAAAATTACAACGAGCTTTAATTAATTATTTTTTAGATAAAAATACAAATGCTGGATACGATGAAGTTCAAGTACCCTATTTAGTTAATGAAGCATCGGGTTTTGGAACAGGGCAATTACCTGATAAAGAAGGACAAATGTATCATGATGCACAAGATAATTTATATTTAATTCCTACTGCTGAAGTTCCTGTTACTAATATTTTTAGAGATGTTATTTTGAAAGAAGATGAATTTCCAATTTGTAAAACTGCTTATACACCTTGTTTTAGACGTGAAGCAGGATCATATGGAGCCCATGTTCGAGGGTTAAATAGACTGCATCAATTTGATAAAGTTGAAATTGTAAGAATTGAGCATCCTAGTAATTCTTATGCAGCTTTAGACAGCATGGTAAATCACGTAAAAGGTATTTTGAAAGAATTAAAATTACCTTATAGAATTTTACGCTTATGTGGTGGAGATATTGGATTTACTTCTGCATTAACTTATGATTTTGAAGTATTTTCAACAGCACAAGATCGTTGGTTAGAAGTGAGTTCTGTTTCAAACTTTGAAACATTTCAAGCAAACCGATTAAAACTTCGTTTTAAAAACAGTAAAGGTAAAAGTGAATTGGCACATACACTCAATGGAAGCTCGCTAGCCTTGCCTCGTATTTTAGCTGGCTTATTAGAAAACTATCAAACACCTGAAGGAATTAAAATCCCAGATGTTTTGGTGCCGTATTGTGGTTTTAATATAATTAGTTAG